In Citrobacter sp. RHB25-C09, the following proteins share a genomic window:
- the fdnG gene encoding formate dehydrogenase-N subunit alpha codes for MDVSRRKFFKICAGGMAGTTVAALGFTPKLALAQSRNYKLLRAKEIRNTCTYCSVGCGLLMYSLGDGAKNAKEAIYHIEGDSDHPVSRGALCPKGAGLLDYVHSENRLRYPEYRAPGSDKWQRISWDDAFTRIAKLMKADRDANFIEKNEQGVTVNRWLSTGMLCASAASNETGMLTQKFVRSLGMLAVDNQARVUHGPTVASLAPTFGRGAMTNHWVDIKNANVVMVMGGNAAEAHPVGFRWAMEAKNNNDATLIVVDPRFTRTASVADIYAPIRSGTDITFLSGVLLYLIENNKINAEYVKHYTNASLLVRDDFAFEDGLFSGYDAQKRQYDKSSWNYQFDENGYAKRDETLSHPRCVWNLLKQHVSRYTPDVVENICGTPKADFLKVCEVLASTSAADRTTTFLYALGWTQHTVGAQNIRTMAMIQLLLGNMGMAGGGVNALRGHSNIQGLTDLGLLSTSLPGYLTLPSEKHSDWQTWLNANTPKATLADQVNYWSNYPKFAVSLMKAFYGDAAQKENDWGFDWLPKWDQAYDVIKYFNMMDNGKVTGYICQGFNPVASFPDKNKVVRSLSKLKYMVVIDPLVTETSTFWQNHGESNDVDPASIQTEVFRLPSTCFAEEDGSIANSGRWLQWHWKGQDAPGEARNDGQILAGIYHRLREMYRTEGGKGVEPLLRMRWNYKQPDHPESEEVAKENNGYALEDLYDANGVLMAKKGQLLSSFAQLRDDGTTSSSCWIYTGSWTEQGNQMANRDNADPSGLGNTLGWAWAWPLNRRVLYNRASADINGKPWDPKRMLIQWNGAKWTGNDIPDFNTAPPGSATGPFIMQPEGLGRLFALDKLAEGPFPEHYEPMETPLGTNPLHPNVVSSPVVRIYEEDVQRLGKKDKFPYVGTTYRLTEHFHTWTKHALLNAIAQPEQFVEISDTLAAAKGIANGDRVTVSSQRGFIRAVAVVTRRLRTLHVNGQQVETVGIPLHWGFEGVAQKGYIANTLTPNVGDANSQTPEYKAFLVNIEKA; via the coding sequence ATGGACGTCAGCCGCAGAAAGTTTTTTAAAATCTGCGCGGGCGGTATGGCTGGGACAACGGTAGCGGCTCTGGGATTTACCCCGAAGCTGGCGCTGGCTCAATCGCGAAATTATAAACTGCTACGCGCGAAAGAGATTCGAAACACCTGCACATACTGTTCCGTAGGTTGTGGGCTATTAATGTATAGCCTGGGAGATGGAGCAAAAAACGCCAAAGAAGCGATTTATCATATCGAAGGGGATTCCGATCATCCGGTGAGTCGGGGCGCATTGTGCCCGAAAGGTGCCGGGCTTCTGGACTATGTCCACAGCGAAAATCGCCTGCGTTACCCGGAATATCGCGCGCCGGGTTCTGACAAATGGCAGCGCATTAGCTGGGATGATGCTTTTACCCGCATTGCGAAATTAATGAAAGCAGACCGAGACGCCAACTTTATTGAAAAGAACGAGCAGGGCGTAACGGTAAACCGCTGGCTCTCTACGGGGATGCTCTGCGCCTCCGCAGCCAGTAACGAAACCGGCATGCTGACGCAAAAATTTGTGCGTTCCCTCGGGATGCTGGCAGTAGACAACCAGGCGCGCGTCTGACACGGACCAACGGTAGCAAGTCTTGCTCCAACATTTGGTCGCGGCGCGATGACCAACCACTGGGTTGATATTAAAAACGCTAACGTCGTGATGGTGATGGGCGGTAACGCCGCGGAAGCCCACCCGGTCGGATTCCGCTGGGCGATGGAAGCGAAGAACAACAATGACGCCACGCTGATTGTTGTTGACCCACGCTTTACCCGTACAGCCTCGGTTGCGGATATCTACGCGCCGATTCGTTCCGGCACGGACATTACCTTCCTGTCCGGCGTTTTGCTGTATCTGATCGAAAACAACAAAATCAACGCCGAGTACGTTAAGCATTACACCAACGCCAGCCTGCTGGTGCGGGATGATTTTGCTTTTGAAGATGGATTGTTCAGCGGCTACGACGCCCAAAAACGGCAGTACGATAAATCGTCCTGGAACTATCAGTTCGATGAAAATGGCTATGCCAAACGCGATGAAACGCTGTCGCACCCACGCTGCGTCTGGAACCTGTTGAAACAACACGTTTCCCGCTACACGCCAGACGTGGTGGAAAACATCTGCGGTACGCCAAAAGCGGACTTCCTGAAGGTCTGTGAAGTGCTGGCCTCCACCAGCGCAGCGGATCGTACGACAACCTTCCTGTATGCGTTGGGCTGGACACAGCACACCGTTGGGGCACAGAACATCCGAACCATGGCGATGATCCAGTTGCTGCTCGGCAACATGGGGATGGCAGGGGGGGGTGTTAACGCCCTGCGTGGTCACTCTAACATTCAGGGCTTAACCGATCTCGGCCTGCTCTCTACCAGCCTGCCGGGTTATCTGACGCTGCCGTCAGAAAAACACAGCGACTGGCAGACGTGGCTGAATGCGAATACGCCGAAAGCGACGCTTGCCGATCAGGTGAACTACTGGAGTAACTATCCGAAGTTTGCCGTCAGCCTGATGAAAGCTTTCTACGGCGATGCGGCGCAGAAAGAGAACGACTGGGGTTTTGACTGGTTACCGAAGTGGGACCAGGCCTACGACGTCATTAAATACTTCAACATGATGGATAACGGGAAAGTCACCGGCTATATCTGTCAGGGCTTCAACCCGGTTGCGTCGTTCCCGGACAAAAACAAAGTGGTTCGCAGCCTGAGCAAGCTGAAGTATATGGTTGTTATCGATCCACTGGTGACTGAAACCTCGACCTTCTGGCAGAACCACGGCGAGTCGAACGATGTCGATCCGGCGTCGATTCAGACCGAAGTATTCCGTCTGCCGTCCACCTGTTTCGCTGAAGAAGACGGCTCGATTGCCAACTCGGGACGCTGGCTGCAGTGGCACTGGAAAGGGCAAGACGCTCCGGGCGAGGCGCGTAACGACGGTCAGATCCTTGCTGGTATTTATCATCGTCTGCGTGAGATGTACCGCACGGAAGGGGGTAAAGGGGTCGAACCGCTACTCAGAATGCGCTGGAACTACAAGCAGCCAGACCATCCGGAATCCGAAGAAGTGGCGAAAGAGAACAACGGCTACGCGCTGGAAGATCTCTATGACGCCAATGGTGTGCTGATGGCGAAAAAAGGCCAGTTGCTGAGCAGTTTTGCGCAGTTACGCGACGACGGTACCACGTCCTCCTCCTGCTGGATTTACACCGGTAGCTGGACGGAGCAGGGTAACCAGATGGCTAACCGCGACAACGCCGATCCGTCAGGCCTGGGGAATACGTTGGGTTGGGCATGGGCATGGCCACTGAACCGCCGCGTGTTGTATAACCGCGCCTCTGCTGATATCAACGGCAAACCGTGGGATCCGAAACGCATGCTGATCCAGTGGAACGGGGCGAAATGGACGGGGAACGATATCCCGGACTTCAACACCGCGCCGCCAGGAAGTGCCACCGGACCGTTCATCATGCAGCCGGAAGGGTTGGGGCGTCTGTTCGCGCTCGACAAACTGGCAGAAGGGCCGTTCCCGGAACACTATGAGCCGATGGAAACGCCTCTGGGCACAAACCCGCTGCATCCGAACGTGGTTTCCAGTCCGGTCGTGCGCATTTACGAAGAAGATGTCCAGCGCTTAGGCAAAAAAGACAAATTCCCGTATGTCGGCACGACCTATCGCCTGACCGAACATTTCCATACCTGGACCAAACACGCGTTGCTGAATGCCATTGCGCAGCCGGAACAGTTTGTGGAAATCAGCGATACCCTTGCCGCCGCCAAAGGCATTGCCAACGGCGATCGTGTCACGGTCAGCAGCCAGCGCGGATTTATTCGTGCGGTGGCCGTCGTTACACGCCGTCTGCGGACGCTGCACGTTAACGGTCAGCAGGTTGAAACGGTGGGTATCCCGCTGCACTGGGGCTTTGAAGGGGTTGCGCAGAAAGGCTATATCGCAAATACCCTGACGCCAAACGTCGGTGATGCAAACTCGCAAACGCCGGAATATAAAGCGTTTTTAGTTAACATCGAGAAGGCGTAA
- the ompC gene encoding porin OmpC, protein MKLKLVAVAVTSLLAAGVVNAAEVYNKDGNKLDLYGKVTALHYFSDNSGDDGDKTYARLGFKGETQINDQLTGFGQWEYEFKGNNTEANGTKGNKTRLAFAGLKFDQYGSLDYGRNYGVAYDIGAWTDVLPEFGGDTWTQTDAFMTARTTGVATYRNTDFFGLVEGLNFAAQYQGKNENSRNPTQANGDGYGLSTTYEYEGFGVGATYAKSDRTDDQVAYGNNSLNASGETAEVWAAGLKYDANNIYLATTYSETRNMTVFGDDHIANKAQNFEVVAQYQFDFGLRPSIAYLKSKGKDMGAWGDQDLVEYVDVGATYYFNKNMSTYVDYKINLIDDSNFTNAAGVGTDDIVAVGLTYQF, encoded by the coding sequence ATGAAACTTAAATTAGTTGCAGTGGCAGTGACCAGCCTGTTGGCAGCGGGCGTCGTTAATGCGGCAGAAGTTTATAACAAAGACGGCAACAAACTCGATCTGTACGGTAAAGTTACCGCTCTGCACTACTTCTCTGACAATAGCGGCGATGATGGCGACAAAACTTATGCTCGTCTGGGCTTCAAAGGCGAAACTCAGATCAACGACCAACTGACCGGTTTCGGCCAGTGGGAATATGAATTCAAAGGTAACAACACCGAAGCTAACGGCACCAAAGGCAACAAAACCCGTCTGGCTTTTGCTGGTCTGAAATTCGACCAGTACGGTTCTCTGGACTATGGCCGTAACTACGGTGTTGCTTATGACATCGGCGCATGGACCGACGTTCTGCCTGAGTTCGGTGGTGATACCTGGACCCAGACTGATGCATTCATGACTGCGCGTACTACTGGCGTTGCGACTTACCGTAATACCGACTTCTTCGGTCTGGTTGAAGGTCTGAACTTCGCTGCGCAGTATCAGGGTAAAAACGAAAACTCTCGTAACCCGACTCAGGCGAACGGCGACGGCTATGGTCTGTCCACCACTTATGAGTACGAAGGTTTCGGCGTTGGTGCCACCTATGCGAAGTCTGACCGTACTGACGACCAGGTTGCTTATGGCAACAACAGCCTGAACGCTTCTGGTGAAACAGCTGAAGTTTGGGCGGCTGGCCTGAAATATGATGCGAACAACATCTATTTAGCGACCACCTACTCTGAAACTCGCAACATGACTGTGTTTGGTGATGACCACATCGCTAACAAAGCGCAGAACTTCGAAGTTGTTGCTCAGTATCAGTTCGACTTCGGTCTGCGTCCGTCCATCGCTTACCTGAAATCCAAAGGTAAAGATATGGGTGCATGGGGCGACCAGGATCTGGTTGAATACGTTGACGTTGGCGCGACCTACTACTTCAACAAAAACATGTCTACCTATGTTGATTACAAAATCAACCTGATCGACGACAGCAACTTTACCAATGCTGCTGGCGTAGGCACTGACGACATCGTTGCAGTGGGTCTGACCTATCAGTTCTAA
- the fdxH gene encoding formate dehydrogenase subunit beta — protein MSLETQDIIKQSATNAITPPPRARDFKAEVAKLIDVSTCVGCKACQVACSEWNDIRDEVGHCVGVYDNPADLSAKSWTVMRFSETEQNGKLEWLIRKDGCMHCEEPGCLKACPSAGAIIQYANGIVDFQSEHCIGCGYCIAGCPFNIPRLNKEDNRVYKCTLCVDRVSVGQEPACVKTCPTGAIHFGTKKEMLELGEQRVAKLKARGYEHAGLYNPQGVGGTHVMYVLHHANQPELYHGLPNEPKVDTSINLWKGALKPLAAAGFIATFAGLIYHYIGIGPNKEVDDDEEDDHE, from the coding sequence ATGTCTTTGGAAACGCAGGACATCATTAAACAGTCCGCAACAAACGCCATCACGCCGCCTCCTCGGGCGCGTGATTTTAAGGCCGAGGTCGCGAAGCTTATTGACGTCTCCACCTGCGTAGGCTGTAAAGCCTGCCAGGTGGCGTGTTCTGAGTGGAACGACATTCGTGACGAGGTGGGTCATTGCGTCGGGGTTTACGATAACCCGGCCGATCTCAGCGCTAAGTCCTGGACGGTTATGCGCTTTAGCGAAACCGAACAGAACGGCAAGCTGGAGTGGTTGATTCGCAAAGATGGTTGCATGCACTGCGAAGAGCCGGGCTGTCTTAAGGCATGTCCGTCTGCCGGAGCGATCATCCAGTACGCCAACGGGATTGTCGATTTTCAGTCCGAGCACTGCATCGGCTGCGGCTACTGCATTGCCGGGTGTCCATTTAATATTCCGCGCCTCAATAAAGAGGATAACCGGGTCTATAAATGTACGCTTTGTGTCGATCGCGTGAGCGTCGGTCAGGAACCGGCCTGTGTCAAAACTTGTCCGACCGGGGCGATTCACTTCGGTACCAAGAAAGAGATGCTGGAACTGGGCGAACAGCGCGTGGCGAAACTGAAAGCGCGCGGTTACGAACACGCGGGTCTTTATAACCCGCAGGGCGTAGGCGGTACGCATGTGATGTACGTGCTGCATCATGCGAATCAACCTGAGTTGTACCACGGCCTGCCAAATGAGCCGAAGGTCGACACCTCAATCAATCTGTGGAAAGGGGCGCTGAAACCATTGGCCGCCGCTGGCTTTATCGCCACCTTTGCCGGGCTTATTTATCACTACATCGGTATTGGCCCGAATAAGGAAGTGGACGACGACGAGGAGGATGATCATGAGTAA
- a CDS encoding pertactin-like passenger domain-containing protein, giving the protein MNIKSAHLLSTLACYVPVAFSATFSNQIINSSLTLNNGDTITSSNVENYGTLTLDGEAKSSYITVFSGGTFNINAGATDINSVIHAGARQNISGQALFTEVRSGNQFVLNGGTANNTFLTGHGFQSVEGTALNSFLTGKSQINVHDGGIAENTKLFNQSQFYITPGGVANHSNLYEDSSLLLLGGVARDTDLFQNANINVLGGTVTNTRLYDSAKMTIYDGVAENTTLNYSSSLSLDGGTVDGIQLLGGAYYAKAGETKGNHDIVKGAMYLTEKAKSDQANIRINNEGALHLKKDSTDHIFLVNSLNLNDGKVYFSHSAQKSMTGWNTLHVNTLSGNGNFYMQTNVSALKGDSLFISGNASGTFRLHLEDTGTSPSTDDNLVMVKMKQGDAVFSLGNEGVWLI; this is encoded by the coding sequence ATGAATATTAAGTCAGCCCATCTTTTATCAACATTAGCATGTTATGTGCCTGTCGCATTTTCAGCCACATTTTCAAATCAGATTATAAACTCATCGCTCACGCTGAATAATGGCGATACCATTACATCAAGTAATGTAGAGAATTATGGAACATTGACGCTTGATGGCGAAGCGAAAAGCAGTTATATCACTGTCTTTTCCGGAGGGACATTCAATATTAATGCTGGCGCCACAGATATTAATAGTGTGATTCACGCGGGTGCGAGGCAAAATATTTCCGGTCAGGCCTTGTTCACTGAGGTCCGTTCAGGCAACCAGTTTGTCCTGAACGGCGGGACGGCAAACAACACTTTCCTTACCGGTCACGGTTTTCAGAGCGTAGAAGGTACTGCTCTGAACTCGTTTCTCACTGGAAAGAGTCAGATTAATGTCCATGACGGCGGCATTGCTGAAAACACGAAGCTATTTAACCAGAGCCAGTTTTACATCACTCCGGGAGGCGTCGCTAATCATTCAAACCTCTATGAGGATAGTTCATTACTTCTACTTGGTGGGGTGGCACGGGATACGGATCTTTTTCAGAATGCCAACATCAATGTTTTAGGTGGTACGGTAACCAATACCCGGCTGTATGATTCGGCAAAAATGACGATATATGACGGCGTTGCTGAAAATACAACGCTTAATTATTCCAGTTCGCTTAGTCTGGATGGAGGTACGGTAGATGGCATTCAACTTTTGGGTGGTGCCTATTATGCAAAAGCGGGAGAAACAAAAGGGAACCACGACATTGTAAAAGGTGCGATGTACCTTACGGAAAAAGCAAAAAGCGATCAGGCTAATATCCGCATCAACAATGAAGGGGCGCTTCATCTTAAAAAAGATAGCACAGACCATATTTTTTTAGTGAATAGCCTGAATCTCAACGACGGAAAGGTTTATTTCTCTCATTCAGCTCAGAAGTCAATGACGGGATGGAACACTCTTCATGTGAATACACTTTCCGGTAACGGCAATTTTTACATGCAGACCAATGTCTCTGCGTTGAAGGGAGACTCGCTTTTTATTAGCGGTAATGCGTCTGGTACATTCAGGTTGCATCTCGAGGATACGGGCACCAGTCCTTCAACCGATGACAACCTTGTAATGGTAAAGATGAAACAGGGGGATGCGGTATTTTCGCTGGGAAATGAGGGGGTGTGGTTGATCTAG
- a CDS encoding ABC-F family ATP-binding cassette domain-containing protein, whose translation MSTLLTAQSLHVDTAFGTLFDDLTFTLKKGDRIGLIGYNGCGKSTLLKLLDGTLTPTTGTIALANHCHLARVEQHLPDEIRPLTLLEAVLAQLSEHERAAQLWQVEALLARMGFRPDDLDLTAQTLSGGQHTRLLLARALMRNPDLLLLDEPGNHLDLPTLLWLEQFLQHWSGSFVVVSHDPQLLDAVTNGTWILRDRTLHTFALPCSEARQALVDRDASDALRHKAEQKEIERVTASAKRLATWGRVYDNEDLSRKAKQMEKQVLRLKDAQTELTSGSQWTLALQGDMLRADRLLELSRLSVTPAPAAPTLFSIESNRLKSGDRVAIIGRNGCGKSTLLKRIWQHYQMQQTSESLVLHPRVTLGYYDQTLHQLRDEDTLFDALEPFAPQPDVRKMALISAGFAWVRHQQQVSTLSGGERSRLLFIGLSLARYSLLMLDEPTNHLDMEGKEALAQTLQTFEGGVLLVSHDRQLISQSCNRFWFIDEGELSEWHDLEAVYERIRETTFNVEPQEDRPLSSETLLPDNDDLLERLISLEQRLADDLARKPKHQKLQLQAQWRKEIEEITAKL comes from the coding sequence ATGAGCACATTACTAACTGCACAATCTTTACATGTTGATACAGCATTCGGCACGCTTTTCGACGACCTCACCTTCACGCTAAAAAAAGGCGACCGCATCGGCTTAATTGGCTATAACGGCTGCGGTAAAAGCACACTGCTGAAACTCCTTGACGGCACGTTAACGCCCACCACCGGAACTATTGCACTGGCCAATCACTGTCACCTTGCCCGCGTGGAACAACATCTCCCCGACGAGATACGTCCATTGACGCTGCTCGAGGCGGTACTGGCGCAACTGAGCGAGCATGAACGCGCGGCACAACTGTGGCAGGTTGAAGCCTTACTCGCGCGGATGGGTTTTCGACCGGACGATCTCGATCTGACGGCGCAGACGTTGAGCGGCGGCCAGCATACGCGCCTGCTGTTGGCCCGTGCGCTGATGCGTAACCCTGACCTTCTGCTGCTCGATGAGCCGGGCAACCATCTTGATCTGCCAACGTTGCTCTGGCTGGAACAGTTTTTACAACACTGGTCCGGTAGTTTCGTGGTGGTTTCTCACGATCCGCAACTGCTGGATGCGGTAACCAACGGCACATGGATTTTACGCGATCGCACGCTTCACACCTTCGCGTTGCCTTGTAGCGAGGCACGCCAGGCGTTGGTAGATCGTGACGCCAGCGACGCACTGCGCCATAAAGCGGAGCAAAAAGAGATTGAGCGAGTCACCGCCAGCGCTAAACGTCTGGCGACCTGGGGACGAGTTTATGACAACGAAGATTTATCCCGTAAAGCAAAACAGATGGAAAAGCAGGTTCTGCGGCTGAAGGATGCGCAAACAGAGCTGACTTCCGGAAGCCAATGGACGCTCGCCTTGCAGGGAGATATGTTGCGGGCGGACCGTTTACTGGAACTGTCGAGGCTGTCCGTAACGCCCGCACCCGCAGCGCCCACGCTGTTCAGCATTGAAAGCAACCGCCTGAAAAGTGGTGATCGGGTTGCGATTATCGGGCGTAACGGCTGCGGGAAATCCACCCTGTTAAAACGTATCTGGCAGCACTATCAGATGCAGCAGACGTCAGAGTCGTTGGTACTGCATCCACGAGTGACGCTGGGTTATTACGATCAGACTCTGCATCAATTACGCGATGAGGATACGTTGTTTGACGCCCTTGAACCCTTTGCTCCGCAGCCTGACGTCCGCAAAATGGCCCTCATTAGCGCGGGTTTTGCGTGGGTCCGACATCAGCAACAGGTCAGTACGTTAAGCGGCGGTGAGCGCTCTCGCCTGCTGTTTATCGGGTTGTCACTGGCGCGATATAGCCTGCTGATGCTGGATGAACCGACCAACCATCTCGACATGGAGGGTAAAGAGGCGCTGGCGCAAACGCTACAAACCTTCGAGGGTGGCGTCCTGTTGGTCAGTCACGATCGTCAACTCATCAGCCAAAGCTGTAACCGTTTCTGGTTTATTGACGAGGGAGAACTGAGCGAATGGCACGATCTGGAGGCCGTATACGAACGTATTCGGGAAACCACCTTCAACGTGGAACCGCAGGAAGATCGTCCTCTGTCCAGCGAAACCTTGCTTCCCGATAACGACGATTTACTGGAGAGACTGATTAGCCTCGAACAGCGCCTGGCAGACGATCTGGCGCGCAAGCCGAAGCACCAGAAGCTGCAGTTACAGGCGCAGTGGCGCAAGGAAATAGAGGAGATAACGGCGAAACTCTGA
- the yddG gene encoding aromatic amino acid efflux DMT transporter YddG, giving the protein MTKQKATLIGLIAIVLWSTMVGLIRGVSEGLGPVGGAAAIYSLSGLLLIFTVGFPNIRRFPVGYLIAGSLLFVSYEICLSLSLGYATTRHQAIEVGMVNYLWPSLTILFAILFNGQKTNWIIVPGLILALTGVCWVLGGENGLNIDEIIHNVTGNPLSYFLAFLGAFIWATYCTVTNKYARGFNGITVFVLLTALSLWIHYFLTPQPEMMFSTPVVIKLFSAALTLGFAYAAWNVGILHGNVTIMAVGSYFTPVLSSALAAVLLSAPLSFSFWQGAIMVCVGSLLCWVATIRA; this is encoded by the coding sequence ATGACAAAACAGAAAGCAACGCTAATTGGGCTGATTGCGATAGTGCTATGGAGCACAATGGTCGGCCTGATTCGTGGCGTCAGCGAGGGACTTGGGCCCGTAGGGGGTGCAGCAGCCATTTATTCTTTAAGTGGACTTCTGCTGATATTTACCGTTGGGTTCCCGAATATCCGCCGCTTCCCTGTTGGTTATCTCATCGCCGGCAGTCTGCTGTTTGTCAGTTACGAAATATGCCTGTCATTATCGCTCGGTTACGCAACCACCCGGCATCAGGCAATAGAGGTTGGCATGGTCAATTATTTATGGCCCAGCCTGACGATTCTGTTTGCGATATTATTTAATGGTCAAAAAACCAACTGGATTATAGTGCCAGGGTTAATTCTCGCCCTGACGGGAGTCTGCTGGGTCCTTGGCGGTGAGAATGGCCTTAATATCGACGAAATCATCCACAACGTCACCGGCAACCCATTAAGCTATTTCCTGGCTTTTCTTGGTGCCTTTATCTGGGCGACCTACTGTACTGTCACCAATAAATATGCGCGTGGTTTTAATGGTATTACGGTATTTGTCCTGCTTACCGCGTTGAGCTTATGGATACATTATTTCCTCACACCACAACCAGAAATGATGTTCAGTACCCCCGTGGTGATTAAGCTGTTTTCTGCTGCATTAACGCTCGGGTTCGCCTATGCCGCCTGGAACGTAGGTATTCTTCATGGCAATGTCACTATTATGGCCGTAGGCTCCTATTTCACGCCGGTTCTCTCTTCTGCGCTTGCCGCCGTTTTGCTGAGCGCCCCCCTGTCATTCTCATTCTGGCAGGGAGCGATAATGGTTTGCGTCGGTTCACTGCTGTGCTGGGTCGCGACCATACGGGCATAA
- a CDS encoding autotransporter outer membrane beta-barrel domain-containing protein has product MVDLGTWQYTLKEVAAGTWALTSDVSSVPPGKPVPEPEAKPESSPEPERDPIVVTLPQPENSLRRITPSTAAVLNMAAVEPLVFDAELDSVRERLDGNNAGHNGTVWSTIINTRNDVVTAAGADFQQTLSGITLGIDRLSERVDSALTTGVFLNFSHSDIGFYRGGKGDVSSYSIGGYTSWQHSNGVYIDGIAKLNRFEHEINGRMSSGGAAKGHYSVYGAGAHLESGIRLNEGNWGATPYVAFTGFVADNYHYSLSNGMQANADNTTMARAEAGLKTDYRMPLQNGMTLEPWLKASVRQEFADNNRVTVNDDGQFVNDLSGTRGVYQAGIRASFTDNVSGKLSASYSNGAGVESPWQVAVGVSVSF; this is encoded by the coding sequence GTGGTTGATCTAGGGACCTGGCAATACACGCTGAAAGAGGTGGCGGCTGGAACCTGGGCACTCACGTCTGATGTATCCTCCGTTCCTCCAGGTAAACCTGTGCCGGAACCCGAGGCAAAACCAGAATCAAGCCCCGAGCCTGAGCGGGATCCCATTGTGGTTACCCTACCACAACCTGAAAATAGCCTTCGTCGTATTACGCCTTCGACAGCCGCAGTATTGAATATGGCGGCAGTGGAACCGTTGGTGTTTGATGCTGAACTAGACAGCGTGCGTGAGCGTCTTGACGGCAATAACGCTGGTCATAACGGTACGGTGTGGAGCACGATCATCAACACCCGCAATGATGTGGTTACCGCTGCTGGTGCGGATTTTCAACAAACACTCTCAGGTATTACGCTGGGTATCGATCGTCTCTCAGAGCGTGTGGATAGCGCACTCACTACGGGTGTTTTTTTGAACTTTTCACACTCTGATATTGGTTTTTATCGCGGAGGCAAGGGTGATGTCAGCAGTTATTCTATAGGGGGTTACACAAGCTGGCAGCACAGTAACGGCGTTTATATTGACGGTATTGCGAAACTCAATCGCTTTGAACATGAAATAAATGGCCGAATGAGCAGCGGCGGAGCGGCAAAAGGACACTACAGTGTGTACGGTGCGGGCGCTCATCTCGAAAGTGGCATTCGTTTGAATGAAGGCAACTGGGGGGCAACACCTTATGTGGCCTTTACCGGGTTCGTCGCCGACAATTACCATTACTCGCTTTCTAACGGGATGCAGGCGAACGCTGACAATACAACGATGGCGCGGGCTGAAGCCGGTCTTAAAACCGATTATCGCATGCCCCTTCAGAATGGCATGACGCTCGAGCCCTGGTTGAAAGCCTCTGTTAGACAGGAGTTTGCCGATAATAACCGGGTAACGGTGAATGATGACGGTCAGTTCGTGAATGACCTGTCAGGAACGCGTGGCGTATACCAGGCCGGAATACGTGCCAGCTTTACCGACAACGTCAGCGGAAAACTCAGCGCCAGCTATAGCAACGGGGCTGGCGTCGAATCCCCCTGGCAGGTGGCTGTAGGTGTCAGCGTATCGTTCTGA
- the fdnI gene encoding formate dehydrogenase-N subunit gamma — MSKSKMIVRTKFIDRACHWTVVICFFLVALSGISFFFPTLQWLTQTFGTPQMGRILHPFFGVVIFVALMFMFVRFVHHNIPDKKDLPWLKNIVEVLKGNEHKVADVGKYNAGQKMMFWSIMSMIFVLLVTGVIIWRPYFAQYFPMQVVRYSLLIHAAAGIILIHAILIHMYMAFWVKGSIKGMIEGKVSRRWAKKHHPRWYREVEKAEAKKESEEGLS; from the coding sequence ATGAGTAAGTCGAAAATGATTGTGCGCACGAAATTTATCGACCGCGCCTGTCACTGGACGGTGGTGATCTGCTTCTTCCTGGTTGCGCTGTCGGGAATTTCATTTTTCTTTCCGACGCTGCAATGGCTGACGCAAACCTTCGGCACGCCGCAGATGGGGCGCATTTTGCACCCATTCTTTGGCGTGGTGATCTTCGTGGCGTTGATGTTTATGTTTGTCCGCTTCGTCCACCACAACATCCCGGATAAGAAAGACCTTCCGTGGCTGAAGAACATTGTGGAAGTGCTGAAAGGCAATGAACACAAAGTGGCGGACGTTGGCAAGTACAATGCCGGGCAGAAAATGATGTTCTGGTCGATCATGAGCATGATTTTTGTGCTGCTGGTCACCGGCGTGATTATCTGGCGTCCTTACTTTGCTCAGTACTTCCCGATGCAGGTGGTGCGCTATAGCCTGCTGATCCACGCAGCGGCGGGCATCATTCTGATCCACGCCATCCTGATCCATATGTATATGGCTTTCTGGGTGAAAGGGTCTATCAAAGGCATGATCGAAGGCAAGGTGAGCCGCCGCTGGGCGAAGAAGCATCACCCGCGCTGGTACCGTGAGGTTGAAAAGGCCGAAGCGAAAAAAGAGAGTGAAGAAGGGTTAAGCTAA